Genomic window (Paenibacillus sp. PK3_47):
AAGCATGTGGAGGCCGAAGTGAAGGACGGCCTGCTGCAGTGGCAGGAGAGCGGCTATGGCCTGATCGCCACCTTCGAGCGTTACGGCAAGAACGGCAACCGGGCCTACGGCCTGATCGGCGGCGACACGATCAAGCGCGGCGCGGTTGCCACCACGTATTCGCATGACAACCATAACCTGCTGGTTGTCGGGCATAACGCCGAGGATATGGCGCTTGCCGCCAATACGGTCATTGCCGAGCAGGGCGGCTTCTGCGTTGTGTGTGACGGCAAGGTGCTTGCCCTGCTGGCGCTGCCGGTCGGCGGCATTCTGACCGAAGCGCCGCTCGCGGAGACGGCAGAACGGGTGCTGGGGCTGCGCACAGCGATGGAATCGCTGGGCTACAACCACTACAACCCGATCATGTCGATCAGCACGCATTCGCTGCCGGTCAGCCCGGCGCTGAAGATCACAGATCACGGATTGATCGATGTCGGTGCAGGCAAGGTCGTGCCGCTGCTGTTCCCGCTTGGAAAGGCGCAGGCATAGCCGTTAGTACACTAGTGCAGAACGATAGCTCAAAGCCAAAAGGCGGGGAATTCCAACAGGGATGACCCGTCTTTTGGCTTTAAATCATGGGTAGCAGCGTCACATAGGGTTCAAACTGTTCGTGTTCGGCTGCTGCACAGGCTCGCAAATATGGCCATTCCCACTAAATAAGTGTATTTCCTGCAGCTAAAAAGAGACGCGGACGTGTGAATTAGGCTTTAATTGTATTTCGTACACTTAAAAACAGCGGTAGGCTGATATTTCCCCGCAAAGGCGATATTTAACTGCACAAAGTGCAGCTATCCTGCGGATTACGGCGAAAACTGCTTTTTTAGTTGTACAAACTGCAGTTATTAGCTCGTACGCGGCTGGCAGCTGCCCCATTTATATGCGCCAGTTAGTTGCCTGCCTTACTCCCACCATAATCCATAGGCTGCTGCAGCTTGGCGGGTCTGCTTTTGCTGAACGGCTTAATAGATGTATTTTCTACAGTTAAAAATAGGTTTGAGCGTGTAAATTAGGCTTTAATTGTATTTCGTACACTTAAAAACAGCGGTAGGCTGATATTTCCCCGCAAAGGCGATATTTAACTGCACAAAGTGCAGCTATCTTGAAAGTACCGGCGAAATCTTCTTTTTTAGTTGTACAAAATGCAATTATAGGCGGATAGGCGGCTGGCTGCTGCCACAACTAGCGGCATAACCGGCTCCAAATGCAATAAATAGGCGAAAGCGCGGATTCATCCCGTAGAGGCTGGAACCACCGGGTTAATCCGCGGGCATTCCGCCCTACAAATCACCTTTTCCAATTGACTTGCGTATGCCCCGCCCCTATGATGATAAATAATATAAAACTAAAGTGACCGCAAGAGGAGAGAGAGCACATGGGGATGGAAATCGAACGCAAGTTTCTGCTGCCGGAGTTTCCGGAGCAGCTTATAGAAGACGGACGGCTCAAGGTACTCACCAGACACAGCATCGATCAGACGTATCTGGCCATTGAGGACGGGCAGGAGCTGAGAGTGCGCAAAATCACGGATCTCGACTCAGGCGAGATTACGTATACCCATACTTTTAAAGACGGAAAAGGCATCAGCCGCAAGGAAATCGAATATGACATCTCGGAGGGGATCTATACCCAGATGATGGATGCGGTACAGGCTGTACCTCTGGTCAAAACGCGCACAACAGCCGAATGGGACGGCACGACCGTGGAGATTGATGAATATACCCAGCTTAGCCTTACGGTGATCGAGGTAGAGTTTGAATCGCTGGAGGAAGCGGAGGCGTTCGAGGCCCCGGAATGGTTCGGGCTGGATGTCAGTGTAGAGAAGCAGTACAGTAACAAAACCGTGTGGAAGAAGCTGCAGATTAAATAAAATACGGGTTCCCGCATTTATCACAAAAGTTGACACGGAAGTAACGGACTTTAACGCTTAAACGTGTTAATATATAGGGTATTACGTTCTATACAGGATAAATAAAGAGGGGTTCAGGAGGATGAGGCAGGTATGGAGTATATAAGCACAAGAGGAAAAGTGGAAGCCAGAGGTTTTATCGATACGGTGCTGATGGGGCTTGCGGATGACGGCGGGCTGATGGTGCCATTTCAGATTCCGGTGATCCCGGCGGAGACGCTGCAGGAATGGAGAAGCCTCAGCTTCCAGGAGCTGTTCCTGGAGATTTTCTCCTACTATACGAATGATGAAATTCCTTATGAAGATCTCAAAGAAATGGTCTACACCAGCTATGGCAATTTCCGCGCGCCGGAAGTGACGCCTCTGCACAAGGTGAACGGTTCTCTGCATGTGCTTGAACTGTTCCACGGGCCTACGTTTGCCTTCAAGGATGTGGCGCTGCAGTTCATGGGCGAGCTGTATTCCTACATTGCCAAGGTGCGGGGCGAGATCATTCATATCCTCGGTGCAACCTCCGGTGATACGGGTGCGGCTGCCATCCAGGGTGTGCGCGGCAAAGAAGGCATCAAAATCTGTATTCTGCATCCGCACGGCAAGGTCAGCAAGGTGCAGGAGCTGCAAATGACCACCGTGGACGACAGCAATGTGCTGAACCTGTCCGTAGAGGGCAACTTCGACGACTGCCAAAAGGTGATCAAGGAGCTGTTCGCGGATCTCGACTTCAAGGGGCGTTACCACCTGCGTGCGATTAACTCCATTAACTTTGTACGGATTCTGGCCCAGACGGTTTATTATTTCTATGCTTATCTGCAAATTGAGGGCAGTGATGAGAAGAAGATCAATGTCAGCGTGCCTTCCGGGAACTTTGGCAATATTTTCTCGGGATTTTTGGCTCAGAAAATGGGGCTGCCGATCAACAAGCTGATCATCGCCACCAACGAAAACAACATTCTCGAACGGTTCGTGCAGACCGGTGAATACAAGCCTGGAAACTTTACAGGAACCTATAGTCCGTCAATGGATATCCAGGTGGCAAGCAATTTTGAACGTTACCTGTATTATCTGCTCGGCGAGGATGCCGTGAAGCTGTCGGAATATATGGCGGGGCTGCAATCCGAAGGTTCTATTAAGATTGAAGGTGAGCTGTTCGCTAAGGTGCAGGCTGATTTTGCAGCACTCGGCGTCAAAAACCAGCAGTGTCTCGACACCATCAGCAAATACGACAAGGAATACGGATATCTTCTTGATCCGCATACAGCCTGCGGGGTAGCGGCTTACGAAGCGTTCAGCGGCGAGGATGAAGTGACGGTCAGCTTCGCTACTGCACATCCGGCCAAATTCGACGAGGCGATTGCCTTGACCGGCATCAAGCAGGAGTTCCCGGCGCAGATTTCCGCACTGTTCTCCATGCCGCAGCATATGACGGTTGTTGAGCATGACAAGGCGCAGATTGTGCGTGAGCTTCAGGCTTTTTACGGTTAAAAAAGTCCGGGACGCCCCGAACCTCCCTCCAATAGGAAGCAGCATGGCCTCCATCTCCGGTTCAGGAGTGGGGGCTGTTTGCTTCGTGAGAAGCGGCGAAGTGCCGGTATTATGGCAGGTGCCTTTTTTCACGTACCGGATCTGGCGGAATTTGTCGGAAAATCCTTTACAAAAGTAGACATGACCACCCCAGGAATGAGAAAATAGCAGGTAGAGCCAGTAAGAACAGAAAAGGACGGGATCATCATCATGACAATTCGATTCGGGGTCGTAGGCACCAACTGGATTACAGACCGCTTCATTCAAGCGGGTCTAGAGAATGAGGAATTTATCCTGACAGCTGTGTATTCCCGTACGGAGGAGAAGGGCCAGGCTTTTGCCGCCAAGTACGCCGGAGCTGCCATCTATACCAATCTGGAGGAAATGGTGTCCAGCGGGGAAGTGGATGCGGTCTATATCGCCAGCCCCAACTCCATGCATGCCGAGCATGCATTGATCTGTATGAACCACGGGAAGCATGTCATCTGTGAGAAGCCAATGGCGTCCAACAGCAAAGAGCTGCGGGCGATGATTGAGGCTGCGCGCAGCAATGATGTGCTGCTGATGGAGGCGATGAAGTCGACCTTCATGCCGAATTTTGCCGTAATCAAAGACAATCTGTACAAGCTGGGGCAGGTCCGCCGTTATTTCGCGAGCTATTGTCAATACTCGTCGAGATATGATGCCTACCGCCAGGGTACGGTGCTGAATGCTTTTAATCCTGAATACTCTAACGGTTCCCTGATGGATCTCGGCATCTACTGTCTGTACCCGCTGGTTGCCCTGTTCGGCAAGCCGGATGCAGTCAAGGCTACGGGCATTATGCTGGCCTCCGGGGTGGATGGTGAAGGCAGTATGGTCATGAGTTATCCGGATATGGATGCCGTGGTGATGCACTCCAAGATTGCCGATTCCTATCTGCCGGCTGAGATTCAAGGGGAGAACGGAACGATGGTGATCGACAAGATCAACCAGCCTTACCAGGTCAAAATCCACTACCGCGACGGTACGGTCGAAGAGCTGACAGTGCCGCAGGTATTTGAGCCGATGTACTATGAAACGAATGAATTCATCACTTTGCTGAAGAACGGGGAACGTGAGAGCAAGATGAACAGTCATGCGAATTCCCTCGCGGTCGCAGAGGTGATGGAGGAAGCCAGAAGCCAGATCGGCCTGCGCTATACAGCGGATTTGTAGGGGGCCTTCCGCTTCAAATACCGGGCTAGCCAAAGTGAGTGAATGGATTTCGCTCATCTAATGCCGGTGTTTCCAGAATGCTGTGGATTAGCGTAACTAACTCCCACTCTAGAGCTTTCCGCCGCTTAATTGGATTTTCTCCATCTAATTCCGTCACTTTTCCTCAATTGTGATGATTAGTCGGAAATCTTCCGCCTAATCCGGGGGAAACATGTCTCTGGTGATGATTTTGGCAGATTTAAGTGGAGTTTTTCCCGCTGTTGCTGCATTTTCAAGCATTTAATGAAGAATGAACTGGAGAAATTCCACTTAGAATAAGTAGTATCATTTTTGAAATGGGGAGCAGGACTTGAAGACTTTTAAAAAGGTGTACATCGAGATTACAAGCGTCTGCAACCTGGCCTGCAGCTTCTGTCCGCCCACGGAGCGGCAGAAGAACTTCATGAAGCCGGATACCTTTAATACCATCCTTGACGAGATTAAGCCGCATACGGACCATATCTATCTTCATGTCAAAGGGGAGCCGCTGCTGCATCCGAAGATTGGTGAGCTGCTGGATGCGGCCCATGCCAAAGGCTTCAAGGTCAACATCACGACGAACGGGACGCTGATTCACAAGGCTGGCCCGAAGATTCTCGGCAAGCCGGCGCTGCGGCAGATGAATTTCTCGCTGCACAGCTTCGACGGCCATGAAGGCTCCGAGAACCGGGAGAAGTATCTGTCGCAGATTATCTCCTTTGTGAAGGAAGCCTCGGCGCAGGGCGTAATCATTTCCTTCCGGCTGTGGAATCTGACCCAGGATAACATGACCAATCTGGCCAGAAGCCGCAACCGCGAGACGCTGGGAATGATAGAAGAGGCGTTTGGTCTCGATTTCAGGATTGAAGAAAAGGTTGTTCCGGGCAGCGGTGTCCGCATCGCGCCGCGGATCTATCTGAACCAGGACCATGAGTTCAAATGGCCGGCCTTGCATGAGCCGGAGGATGACGGCAAAGGCTTCTGCCATGCGCTGCGCAGCCAGGCTGCGGTGCTGGTGGACGGCACCGTTGTGCCCTGCTGCCTGGACGGCGAAGGTGTCATCAACCTCGGCAATCTGCACGAGAAGCCGTTCTCCGAAATCGTCGAAGGCGAGCGGGCGAACAATCTGTTCTACGGTTTCTCCCGCAGGGAAGCTGTGGAGGAGCTGTGCCGCAAATGCGGGTACAGGCAGCGGTTCGGAACATAAATCCGGCTCCAACCCATCACCTCACGCGCACCAGAACCTATTAATGACTTGGAAAGGCTAATGCTAACGGAACCCAGATCCGTTATTTTGCGCTAGAGGTGTGTTTTGGAATTCTAACGGACCCTGGATCCGTTATTTCATCCGAAAGGGCTTGATGTACCCATCATTTAGCAGCATAAAGGAACTACGGTCCGTTAGCGATGGCAACGGGGCGATTTCCGGCAAATAACGGACGCAGTGTCCGTTAGCGGTCGAAAGAGGACGAGGCATATAAACGGATGCAGCGTCCGCAGACATGAAACACAGCAAAGAAACCCAAAACATTTTTAAAGAGTTGGGTTTCTCAACACTCTGAAAGACACCCGGAAGGGTGTCTTTGTTTGTGTAAGGACTGGTTATGGCCCGTCCGGGGTCAGCATTCAAGGACCCAAGTATGTTGTGTTGCCACCGCGTCAGTCCCTGAGAATAACATCGGCCTGAATCAGCGTCTTTTCATAGCATGTGCCGGGGTTAAGGATCCGCCAGAGCATCTGGTCTACCGCCCGCATGCCGAGCAGCTCCTTGTTGACGTTAACGGTAGCCAGGAACGGCAGGGCGGGATGGGTGTTATCAAAGCCGGTGAAGGCCAGGCCTTCAGGAACAGGCATGCCCATGAATTCCAGTGTTTCCAGAGCGAACAAGGCGTAAGTATCATTGGCACAAATAAAGATCTCCGGCAGCCCCTGTTCCTTGACGGCGGCGGCGAAGGTAGCCCGGAAGTTATCGATGTCCGGTCCATTCAGCAAGGGATTCTGATGAAGGGGAATCCCGTGATCCTCCAGTGAGGAGCGGAAGATCAGGAAGCGTTCATAGAAACTCTCGGCATCCCGGATATTCCCTAAGAACTGAAAATCCCTGTAGCCCTTGCCGATGGCATAGTGCATGACCCCCTTCATGGCGGTCAGGTTATCGGTGAAAATGGAATCACACTGAAAGCTGGGATCGTAATGATCCACCATCATAACCGGTATGCCCAGGCTTCTGATTTCTGCCAGAATGGGGGTTGAGATGGAGCCGACAGTGATAACACCCATAATTGCCTCAGGGTTAACCAGCGAAAACATGGAATCACCTTTGGGCTCGGTCAGAGTCAATACGTTAATCCCCCGCTGGTCCAGCCTGGAAGAGATGCCATTGAACAACGGCCCCCAATACAAGGACTCCGGATTCTGGTAGCGGACATTCTGGAACAGGATCAGAATGGTCCCGGACCACTTACGGGCATCCAGGTCAATCAACTCTCCGGGCGTATGCACCGTGACAGAGTCCTTGAAGTAACCGAGCTGTCCCGCGGCTTTGAATATCGTATCCCGTGTCTGGGTGCTGACTCCCGGTTTGCCTGATAAAGCTCTTGAGACGGCAAATTTCGACAGTCCCGTGAAATCGGCGATTGATTGGATCGTTACTTTGCGTCGCATAAAATCATCCTACTCTAATCAGATTGTTTAGCCATTCCAGAAGATAACTATATTACAATTTTACATGAAGAGTGAGAGGGTAACACATGTTTTTTAAATTTCCCTAACCATAGGGATCAGACGGCCGGCTAACCAAACGTATTGAGGAATTAAGGGAAAATAGTTTTGTTATTTGTTATGTTTGTTATTATGAGAATAACATTATTATAAATGAAACTACAAGATTATCTAAAATCATTCACTAGAATGCACCTTTTTGCTAGGTTTATAGAGGAAAATAAGTAAAAAATGATTGACCGCTTAACTTGGCGGTGGTAATATTTGTTATGTAAATAAAAACAAAATAAATAACAAATAAAGGTGGTATGCCAAACAAAACGAAGAGAATTATGGTTTTGTTATTTTTTTAACTGTGTCTGTAAGCGCTTTATCCATGAGGGTGCAGCACCGCCTATCCAGATCCATTACAGGAGGTTATACGGATGAGAAAAATAAAGGGGTACTACGTTTTATTGTTTTGCTTTGTGTTTTTGCTTACAGCCTGCAGCGGCGGGAATAATGCCGCCAATAGTCCAAAAGCAACCGAGACGGCAGCTCCGGCAGCGACAGAAGCCGTGGCAGAGGCAACGGCCGAGCCTACTGCAGCGCCGGTTGATCTTGGGGGCCGGGTCATTAAGGTAGCCGCGTGGTGGGACCTCAAGCCAGCGGGTAATTCAGCTTCAGAAAAGGAACGGCTGGCCAAGATTGCTGAAGTAGAGAAGAAATACAACACCAAATTTGAATTTGTAAATGTTCCGTTTGAAGAGTTCATGCCTAAATTTACGGCTACGGCGCTTACGGGAGAACCTTTTGCCGATATCGTTATTATGGAGTACAACTCGGCATGGCCTGCCATCCTCAAAGGGCAGCTGCTTCCTGTAAGTGAATACACCACGGCTTCCTCTAACATCAACAATGAGGCCAACCTGTTGGTTAAAGCGCCTCAAATTGCCAATGAATACTATGCCTTCGCCGAACCGGGAACCGGGGGAGCGGGACTGCACTATAACCGTGACATATTTAAAAAGCTTGGACTTCCCGATCTGCAGGAAGTCTATGCGAGCGGACAATGGAACTGGGACAAATTCGTAGAGATTGCCAAGCAGGCTACGAAGGATACCGATAATGACGGCAAAATCGATACTTACGGCTTCTCAGGCTGGGCGATCGATCTTCTGCGTAACTTCTCAGCCGCTAACGGCGGCAAAATCGTTGACGAAGCCACCGGGACTCAAGGTCTGACTGATCCGAAGGTGATTGAGGCAGCTGAATTCATCAACCGTCTTTACAATGTTGAGAACGTAATGAAGATCAAAGGAACCGACAAAATCGGCTACGACGAATTCAATACCTTCAAGGATGGCGATGTGGCGATGTTCCCGGCTCCGGTGTGGAACCTGGGCGATCTGACCTTTGATTTCGGCGTGGTTCCATTCCCTAACGGACCGTCCGGATCTCCTGAAGTGACTTATGCCGACAACGGCAAGAATGCCTTTTTTATTCCTAAGGGTGTAAAAGATCCGCAGGCGGTCTACCAGGCATTCGAAGAAACCTATGACATTACGCAAACCGGTGATTTCCCGAGCCAGGAATGGCTGGAAAGCATCTATGCCCACGAAGAAGATGTAACCATGCTGCATGACCATATTAACAACACAGGCCAGATCCTCCTTGAAACCGCTTACCCTGATTTCCCGACCTCCGGTTTTATGAGGGATATTATTGTTGAGAATCAGTCCGTTACTGCAACTGCCGAGAAATATAAACCGGAAGCCGAAGCTTCCATTGCCAAGCTGGGCAAGTAACAGGGCGGTCCATACCGCTTATGCGACAGGGGGCGTCTTGCGGCACCCCCTGCTGCATGAATGAAAGATTTCACCACGGCATGCAGGTTATCCCTCTTACAGGGAAACTCCGCTTCTGCCGGTAAGGAGGACTTCTGGTGACCGGTAAAACAAGTCAATCCAAAAAGACCAAGAATATAATGCTTGCCGCATTAGCCTTGTTAATCATGCTTCCGGCAGGCTTGAATCTACAGGTGGATGCAAGTGCGGGGACCGGGTCAGCCGGAGACAGCGTGCAGACTGCGCCTTACGCGGAGCAAACCCCGGGCAGCTCAGACGATACCGGCGTAACAGCAGCTTTCAATGAGAATAAATATGCAGCTTACTTGTCGGAGCATAAGGATGCCGCAAGACCTGATCAGGAGATTATTGTAGAGGCGGCTGATTACAGCCTGGCTGAGGGCAGCGGTTTTGAAAAGCTGCCTGATTACGAAGGAATGGCCGGCGAATCGCTGCTTACCGGTGAGTCCGGCAAAGTGGAATGGACGGTCAGGGTGGCGGAAGCCGGCCTTTATAATCTGTCCATGCTGTATTACCCTGTTCCCGGCAAAAGCTCGGCGATCGAACGCGCTCTGTACATTGACGGACGGCTTCCTTTCCGGGAGGCTGCTTTTCTGCAGTTTGACCGGATTTGGGATAACCAGCTGGACCAGCTGGTGGCGGATAACCAGGGCAATGACCTGAGACCCAGGCAGATTGAGCAGCCGCGCTGGAGCGAGAAGGCATTTCAGGACTCTGACGGTTATGAGAATGAACCGTTTTTATTTTATTTTTCTGAAGGCACCCATACGTTAACGCTGGAAGCCTCAAGAGAACCGGTGGTCATCAGGCAGCTGAAGCTGTATAAGCAGACTGCACCGCTGCCATACGAGGAAGTGAAGAAGGGGCTGGATGCCGCAGGGGCGCAGGCTTCAGACAATCAGCTTCTGGTTGTGGAAGGCGAAGCTGCCTCAGCCAAATCGTCCCCGACCCTGTACCCGCTTAGTGAGCGGTCAAGTGCGACGGTTCATCCTTACAGCTCCTCCAAAATCAAAATCAATACCATAGGCGGATTAAATTGGCGAATTCCCGGCCAGTGGATCGAGTGGGAGATCGACGTTCCTGAGACCGGACTCTATAAAATGGCCTTTAAAACGCAGCAGAACTTCGTAAGGGGAATTTATTCGACCCGCAGACTGACCATTGACGGCACGGTTCCGTTCGCCGAAATGGCCAAGGTTCCCTTCCGATATAAAAGCGGATACCGCCTGGATGTACTGGGGGGAGATGAGCCCTATTTGTACCATCTGGAGAAGGGGAAACATGTGGTCAGGCTGGAGGTCAGCCTCGGCGAGTTCGCCCCGCTGATCCGTGAGGTGGAGGAAAGCCTGTACAACCTCAATTCCATGTACCGCAAAATTCTGATGATTACCGGCACCAAGCCGGATGAATACCGGGATTACCAGCTGGACAAGAAAGTGCCGGATATGCTGCAGGTGTTCAGTACCGAGCATGACAGGCTGAGAGGTATTGCGAAGCGGCTGGTCGAGCTGTCGGGCCAATCCAGCGACCAGGAAGCGCTGCTGAAGACGATGGCCCAGCAGCTGAGCGAGCTGATTGAAGATCCGGACACCATCCCGCGCCGGCTTACCGCCTATAAGACCAATACCGGAGGGCTCGGCACCTGGGTTCAGCAGGCCAGAGAGCAGCCGCTTGAAATCGATGCGCTGTATCTGGCTTCACCGGATAAGAAGTTCCCGAGTAAGGGAATGGGCTTCGGCTCCAAAATCAAACATGAGACAGCGACCTTTCTGGCCTCTTTCTTCACAGATTACAACCAGATTGGGAATGTCTCCGACAAGGATGACCAGAAATCCGTGACCGTCTGGATCGGCAGCGGCCGGGATCAGGCCAATACGATGAAGGCGATGATTGATGAGACCTTCACCTCGGCAACCGGCATCAATGTCAATCTGAAGCTGGTCAACATGTCCACGCTGCTGCCGGCGACACTGGCCGGTCAGGGGCCGGATGTGGCGATGCAGATCGGCACGGATCTGCCGGTCAACTTTGCAATGCGCAATGCTGCGGCGGATCTGACCCGGTTCCCCGATTTTGCCGAAGTGGAAAGCCGTTTCCGGGAAAGCGCGATGGTGCCGTTCATCTATGACGGCGGTGCGTACGCCCTGCCGGAGACGCAGACCTTCAATATGCTGTTCTACCGGAAGGACATTCTGGAGGAGCTTCAGCTCGAAGTGCCTCAGACCTGGGATGATGTATCCACTCTGCTGGCTGTGCTCAGCAAAAACCATATGCAGTTCGGTCTGCCGGTGGTTGCCCAGTCTGCCATACAAGGACAGAACATCCCGCCCAACTCGATGTATGCGGCGCTGCTGTTCCAGAACGGCGGCCAATTCTACCGCAATGGCGGCGCGGAGTCGGATTTGGACTCCCGGGTCGGCATCGAAACGTTCAAGCAGTGGACAGAGTTCTATACGGACTACAAGCTCGAACGTGAATATGACTTCGCCAACCGGTTCCGCACCGGTGAGATGCCTTTTGGCATAGCGGATTACACCCTCTATAACCAGCTGTCCGTGTTCGCTCCGGAGATCAGAGGGATGTGGGGCTTCGTGCCGATCCCGGGGACTTTGCAGGAGGACGGCACACTTGACCGCACCGTATCCAGCGGAGGCAGCGGTGTCATCATGATGGAGAAAGCGAAGGATAAGGATGCCTCGTGGGAATTTATGAAGTGGTGGACGAGTGAAGAGACGCAGACTGTATTCGGACGTGAGATGGAGGGCCTGATGGGCGCTGCCGCACGTTATCCGACAGCGAATATCAAGGCGCTGGACAGCTTGCCTTGGCCTGTTGCCGATTACGATAATTTGAAAGCACAGTTTGAGTGGGCTGAAGGGGTTCCTGAGGTGCCGGGCGGTTATTTCACAGGGCGGCATTTATTCAACGCCTTCTACAAGACGGTAGTCGGCAGTGTGGAGGCCCGAGAATCCATCATGGACTACGTCCAGTACATCCAGGACGAGATCAGTACCAAACGTAAAGAGTTTGGTCTATAGCAGCAAGGGGGAGGGTCAAGCGTGCAAAATTGGTGGAGCCTGAAGTGGCATGCCATAAGAGCCAATAAGCATTCGTATTTTTTGATGGCACCGTACATGATCTTGTTCGCCGTATTTACGGTGTTGCCTGTCCTGGTGTCGATCGTGCTCAGCTTCACATACTTCAATATGCTGGAATTTCCAAAGTTTATCGGCTGGCAGAATTATACCCGCCTGTTCCTGGAGGATGATGTCTTTCTGATTGCGCTCAAAAATACGCTGCTGTTCGCAGTGATTACCGGGCCAATTAGCTATATTGCCTGCTTCGTGTTCGCCTGGATTATCAATGAGCTTTCTCCCAAGCTCAGAGCGGTGATGACACTCGTCTTTTACGCGCCTTCCATTTCCGGAAACGTCTATTTCATCTGGCTGATGATCTTTTCCGGCGACCGCTACGGAATCATGAACGGGCTGCTGCTGAAGTTTGGCTTCATTCTGGAACCGATCCAGTGGCTGAAGACCGAAGGGTACATTATGCCGATCATCATTCTTGTTCAGTTATGGCTCAGTCTGGGAACCGGCTTCCTGGCTTTTATCGCGGGTCTGCAGACTGTAGACGGCACCCTGTATGAAGCAGGGGCAGTGGATGGAATCAAGAACCGCTGGCAGGAGCTGTGGTATATCACCCTGCCGTCCATGCGTCCGCAGCTGATGTTCGGCGCCGTGATCCAGATTACGACCGCCTTTGCTGTCGCTGATGTCTCCATTGCACTGGCCGGGTTCCCGAGTGTGAACTATG
Coding sequences:
- a CDS encoding CYTH domain-containing protein: MGMEIERKFLLPEFPEQLIEDGRLKVLTRHSIDQTYLAIEDGQELRVRKITDLDSGEITYTHTFKDGKGISRKEIEYDISEGIYTQMMDAVQAVPLVKTRTTAEWDGTTVEIDEYTQLSLTVIEVEFESLEEAEAFEAPEWFGLDVSVEKQYSNKTVWKKLQIK
- a CDS encoding radical SAM/SPASM domain-containing protein — its product is MKTFKKVYIEITSVCNLACSFCPPTERQKNFMKPDTFNTILDEIKPHTDHIYLHVKGEPLLHPKIGELLDAAHAKGFKVNITTNGTLIHKAGPKILGKPALRQMNFSLHSFDGHEGSENREKYLSQIISFVKEASAQGVIISFRLWNLTQDNMTNLARSRNRETLGMIEEAFGLDFRIEEKVVPGSGVRIAPRIYLNQDHEFKWPALHEPEDDGKGFCHALRSQAAVLVDGTVVPCCLDGEGVINLGNLHEKPFSEIVEGERANNLFYGFSRREAVEELCRKCGYRQRFGT
- a CDS encoding LacI family DNA-binding transcriptional regulator, which gives rise to MRRKVTIQSIADFTGLSKFAVSRALSGKPGVSTQTRDTIFKAAGQLGYFKDSVTVHTPGELIDLDARKWSGTILILFQNVRYQNPESLYWGPLFNGISSRLDQRGINVLTLTEPKGDSMFSLVNPEAIMGVITVGSISTPILAEIRSLGIPVMMVDHYDPSFQCDSIFTDNLTAMKGVMHYAIGKGYRDFQFLGNIRDAESFYERFLIFRSSLEDHGIPLHQNPLLNGPDIDNFRATFAAAVKEQGLPEIFICANDTYALFALETLEFMGMPVPEGLAFTGFDNTHPALPFLATVNVNKELLGMRAVDQMLWRILNPGTCYEKTLIQADVILRD
- a CDS encoding Gfo/Idh/MocA family oxidoreductase, with protein sequence MTIRFGVVGTNWITDRFIQAGLENEEFILTAVYSRTEEKGQAFAAKYAGAAIYTNLEEMVSSGEVDAVYIASPNSMHAEHALICMNHGKHVICEKPMASNSKELRAMIEAARSNDVLLMEAMKSTFMPNFAVIKDNLYKLGQVRRYFASYCQYSSRYDAYRQGTVLNAFNPEYSNGSLMDLGIYCLYPLVALFGKPDAVKATGIMLASGVDGEGSMVMSYPDMDAVVMHSKIADSYLPAEIQGENGTMVIDKINQPYQVKIHYRDGTVEELTVPQVFEPMYYETNEFITLLKNGERESKMNSHANSLAVAEVMEEARSQIGLRYTADL
- a CDS encoding extracellular solute-binding protein, whose translation is MRKIKGYYVLLFCFVFLLTACSGGNNAANSPKATETAAPAATEAVAEATAEPTAAPVDLGGRVIKVAAWWDLKPAGNSASEKERLAKIAEVEKKYNTKFEFVNVPFEEFMPKFTATALTGEPFADIVIMEYNSAWPAILKGQLLPVSEYTTASSNINNEANLLVKAPQIANEYYAFAEPGTGGAGLHYNRDIFKKLGLPDLQEVYASGQWNWDKFVEIAKQATKDTDNDGKIDTYGFSGWAIDLLRNFSAANGGKIVDEATGTQGLTDPKVIEAAEFINRLYNVENVMKIKGTDKIGYDEFNTFKDGDVAMFPAPVWNLGDLTFDFGVVPFPNGPSGSPEVTYADNGKNAFFIPKGVKDPQAVYQAFEETYDITQTGDFPSQEWLESIYAHEEDVTMLHDHINNTGQILLETAYPDFPTSGFMRDIIVENQSVTATAEKYKPEAEASIAKLGK
- the thrC gene encoding threonine synthase, which encodes MEYISTRGKVEARGFIDTVLMGLADDGGLMVPFQIPVIPAETLQEWRSLSFQELFLEIFSYYTNDEIPYEDLKEMVYTSYGNFRAPEVTPLHKVNGSLHVLELFHGPTFAFKDVALQFMGELYSYIAKVRGEIIHILGATSGDTGAAAIQGVRGKEGIKICILHPHGKVSKVQELQMTTVDDSNVLNLSVEGNFDDCQKVIKELFADLDFKGRYHLRAINSINFVRILAQTVYYFYAYLQIEGSDEKKINVSVPSGNFGNIFSGFLAQKMGLPINKLIIATNENNILERFVQTGEYKPGNFTGTYSPSMDIQVASNFERYLYYLLGEDAVKLSEYMAGLQSEGSIKIEGELFAKVQADFAALGVKNQQCLDTISKYDKEYGYLLDPHTACGVAAYEAFSGEDEVTVSFATAHPAKFDEAIALTGIKQEFPAQISALFSMPQHMTVVEHDKAQIVRELQAFYG